From the genome of Chloroherpetonaceae bacterium, one region includes:
- a CDS encoding transglutaminase family protein: MSIRVAIRHHTEYHYDRPVKLSPHIFRLKPAPHCRTAIESYSFKLEPNNYFINWQQDPFGNYLSRVVFPEKTNRLIVDIEVIANLSIINPFDFFLEESASHYPFQYDEQLKRELLPYLEVREDGLLLRDWIKKINRERLGTVDFLVMLNQMLWKDIAYTIRLEPGVQSCEETLTKKSGSCRDSAWLLVQIVRHLGLAARFVSGYLIQLKPDVKAIDGPSGSEHDFTDLHAWAEVYIPGAGWIGFDPTSGLLAAEGHIPLAATPDFQSAAPVTGATDICEVTFSYHNTVERIYERPRVTKPFSEESWNEILKLGEAVDLRLQAGDVRLTMGGEPTFVSIDDMESAQWNTAADGGHKRHLANDLVKRLRLTFAPGGLLHFGQGKWYPGEELPRWQYGCYWRKDGIPIWHNDALFADIENDYGFTHKNAEQFGLLLANKIGLSQEFLTVAFEDAIYYAVKEQELPPNIDPHQFDLKDSLERKRLARLLERGMETPAGYALPIMWDLAEDTWVSCDWKFKREKCYLLAGDSPMGYRLPLKSLPYLAPEKRPIDLPRDLHQPLPPLDDFSLQTERDATQARTKSKASEWKETGKLREVIYTAICLEARAGKLYVFMPPVSYLEHYLKLVAVIEETARELSMPIILEGYEPPRDYRLEVLKVTPDPGVIEVNIHPSKTWSELVKKIESLYETARHARLGTEKFMLDGRHTGSGGGNHITISSSTPSDSPLLRKPDLLRSLITYWQHHPSLSYLFSSAFIGPTSQAPRVDEGRDERLYELEIAFSNIKEGIESQPFWLIDRLLRHLLTDLSGNTHRSEFCIDKLFSPNSPTGRLGILEFRGFEMPPHYQMSLLQQLLVRALIAKFWERPYKKPLVRWGTALHDKFMLPHYVKSDLYHVLEDLAEDGFQFDPHWFDSFLEFRFPHYGTTKLGDMAIELRAGIEPWHVLGEEMSNMGTARFVDSSVERLQVKLSGLIDSRHALLCNGVRVPLHATGKQGEYVCGIRYKAWAPPSALHPTINAQTPLVFDLVDLWNERAVGGCVYHVVHPGGRNYETFPVNAYEAEGRRINRFEEGGFTPSTLLPPPEITGAYRSFSEVRYESVKDIKSLTSATAFQALLPPKMIKVKELSESLEYPYTLDLRRQF, encoded by the coding sequence ATGTCAATCCGTGTTGCAATCCGTCATCATACCGAGTATCATTATGACCGGCCGGTTAAACTTTCACCTCATATTTTCAGGTTAAAGCCGGCACCGCATTGCCGAACAGCCATTGAATCTTACTCCTTTAAGCTTGAACCCAATAACTATTTCATTAATTGGCAACAAGACCCTTTTGGAAATTACTTGTCGCGGGTGGTCTTCCCCGAAAAAACAAATCGATTGATTGTGGACATCGAGGTTATTGCCAATTTATCCATCATCAATCCGTTTGATTTCTTTCTTGAAGAATCTGCTTCTCATTATCCTTTTCAGTATGACGAGCAACTAAAGCGAGAACTCTTGCCTTATTTGGAAGTGAGAGAAGATGGTTTGCTTTTAAGAGATTGGATAAAGAAAATCAATCGAGAAAGACTTGGTACGGTTGACTTTTTGGTGATGTTAAACCAAATGCTTTGGAAAGATATTGCTTACACGATTCGATTAGAACCCGGTGTTCAAAGTTGCGAAGAAACACTCACTAAAAAGTCGGGGTCATGCCGCGATTCCGCGTGGCTTTTGGTACAGATTGTGCGTCATCTTGGGCTTGCGGCGCGGTTTGTTTCCGGTTATTTAATTCAATTAAAACCCGATGTCAAAGCCATAGATGGACCAAGTGGTTCGGAACATGATTTTACTGATTTGCACGCTTGGGCTGAAGTTTACATTCCGGGAGCAGGGTGGATTGGGTTTGACCCGACTTCGGGCTTGCTTGCAGCGGAAGGGCATATTCCACTTGCTGCAACGCCGGATTTCCAGAGTGCAGCGCCGGTCACAGGAGCAACTGATATTTGTGAAGTGACATTTTCATATCACAATACCGTCGAACGAATTTATGAACGCCCCCGTGTGACAAAACCATTTAGCGAGGAGAGTTGGAATGAGATATTAAAACTTGGAGAAGCGGTTGATTTGCGATTGCAAGCCGGAGATGTTCGGCTTACAATGGGCGGTGAACCAACCTTCGTTTCAATTGATGATATGGAATCGGCACAGTGGAACACCGCGGCCGATGGTGGCCACAAGCGGCATTTGGCCAACGATTTGGTAAAGCGATTGCGCCTAACATTTGCGCCCGGGGGATTACTTCATTTTGGTCAAGGGAAATGGTACCCGGGTGAAGAATTACCTCGCTGGCAATATGGTTGTTATTGGAGAAAAGACGGCATTCCTATTTGGCATAACGATGCGCTATTTGCAGATATAGAAAATGATTATGGGTTTACTCATAAAAATGCAGAGCAATTTGGACTTTTGTTAGCAAATAAGATTGGATTAAGTCAAGAGTTTCTCACGGTGGCGTTTGAAGATGCGATTTATTACGCCGTCAAAGAGCAAGAGCTTCCACCGAACATCGACCCACATCAATTTGATTTGAAAGACTCTTTAGAGAGAAAAAGGCTTGCACGGCTTTTAGAGCGAGGAATGGAAACACCGGCAGGTTATGCTCTTCCGATTATGTGGGATTTGGCCGAGGATACTTGGGTATCGTGTGACTGGAAGTTTAAAAGAGAGAAATGCTATTTGCTTGCAGGCGATTCGCCGATGGGCTATCGGTTACCTTTGAAATCATTACCATATTTAGCTCCTGAGAAAAGGCCGATTGATCTTCCGCGAGATTTACATCAACCTTTGCCGCCTCTTGATGACTTTTCTTTACAAACCGAAAGAGATGCAACGCAAGCACGAACAAAATCAAAAGCCTCTGAATGGAAAGAAACAGGGAAGCTAAGAGAAGTGATTTACACAGCAATCTGTCTTGAAGCTCGTGCTGGAAAGCTTTATGTTTTTATGCCGCCGGTGTCTTATTTAGAACATTACTTGAAATTGGTTGCTGTGATTGAAGAAACGGCTCGCGAACTCTCAATGCCCATAATTCTTGAAGGCTATGAGCCACCACGAGACTATCGGCTCGAAGTGCTCAAAGTAACGCCCGACCCCGGCGTTATTGAAGTCAACATTCACCCGTCAAAAACTTGGAGTGAATTGGTTAAGAAAATAGAATCGCTTTATGAAACAGCACGGCACGCAAGGCTTGGTACGGAGAAGTTTATGCTTGACGGAAGGCATACCGGAAGCGGCGGCGGAAATCATATTACAATAAGCTCCAGTACGCCTTCAGATTCACCGCTCCTTCGAAAGCCCGATTTGCTTAGAAGTCTTATCACATATTGGCAACATCATCCTTCGCTCTCATATCTTTTTTCAAGTGCATTTATAGGGCCAACGTCACAAGCGCCAAGAGTCGATGAAGGACGAGACGAACGGCTTTATGAATTGGAAATTGCTTTTTCAAATATTAAAGAAGGAATTGAGTCACAACCATTTTGGCTCATCGATCGATTGCTTCGGCATTTGCTGACAGATTTATCGGGGAACACGCATCGCTCAGAATTTTGTATTGATAAGCTTTTTTCACCGAATTCCCCAACAGGACGACTGGGAATCCTCGAATTTAGAGGCTTTGAGATGCCCCCACATTATCAAATGAGTTTACTTCAACAATTGCTTGTGCGAGCACTGATTGCGAAATTTTGGGAAAGACCTTATAAAAAGCCACTTGTTCGCTGGGGAACAGCATTGCATGATAAGTTTATGTTGCCACATTATGTAAAATCGGATTTGTATCACGTATTAGAAGATCTTGCAGAAGATGGGTTTCAATTTGACCCGCATTGGTTTGATTCTTTTCTTGAATTCCGATTCCCACATTATGGCACGACAAAATTAGGCGATATGGCAATTGAACTCCGTGCAGGTATCGAGCCTTGGCATGTATTGGGAGAAGAAATGAGCAATATGGGAACGGCAAGGTTTGTCGATTCAAGCGTTGAGCGATTGCAAGTAAAACTTTCAGGATTAATTGATTCTCGACACGCTTTACTCTGTAATGGTGTTCGCGTTCCCTTACACGCGACTGGCAAACAAGGAGAATATGTATGTGGTATTCGGTACAAAGCGTGGGCACCGCCTTCTGCACTTCACCCTACGATAAATGCTCAGACGCCGCTAGTTTTCGATCTTGTTGACCTTTGGAATGAAAGGGCGGTTGGCGGATGTGTTTATCATGTCGTGCATCCCGGCGGAAGAAACTATGAGACTTTTCCAGTTAATGCTTATGAAGCAGAGGGAAGAAGGATTAACCGTTTTGAAGAAGGTGGGTTTACGCCCTCAACCTTACTTCCTCCTCCTGAGATTACGGGTGCATACAGAAGCTTTTCTGAAGTGAGATATGAATCGGTGAAAGACATTAAATCTCTTACCTCGGCGACTGCTTTTCAAGCTTTACTCCCCCCAAAAATGATAAAGGTTAAAGAGCTTTCAGAGAGCCTTGAATATCCTTATACGCTTGACTTAAGGCGTCAATTCTAA
- the gltS gene encoding sodium/glutamate symporter translates to MIKLDMIHTLAFAGLVIFLGHFLRIWIPVLAKYSIPSPVIGGLLVAFTIAFFKTGDELPIQFDNSLQTPLMIAFFASVGFSASLSLLKVGGKQVLLFFGISSLMLVIQNIIGVGLGTVLNVHPLFGLMCSSVTLAGGPATALAFAPEFEKAGMQGASVVGIAAAMLGIIFGGVIGSPIATLLIRRDALDKKIGLSNSDKNNLPVSVIEGNKSLSKSIEEESGFSLLKCIVAILLVMWVGSWLSNAIATSGATLPAYIGTMIIASIVRNLDDRFQWFRLSNKVIDDLGNAALSIFLTVALMTLKVWEIKTLALPMILIILIQTIAVGLVSYTVIYRMMGLDYDAATMSAGFSGFMLGTSANAMANMKSITDRYGAASRAFLVVPIVAAFLIDFTNAVFITFCLNLLK, encoded by the coding sequence ATGATAAAACTTGATATGATTCATACGCTGGCATTCGCCGGTTTGGTCATATTTTTGGGGCACTTTCTCCGAATTTGGATTCCTGTTTTAGCCAAATACAGCATTCCCTCTCCTGTGATTGGAGGGCTTCTCGTTGCTTTTACGATTGCATTTTTCAAAACGGGTGATGAATTGCCAATCCAATTTGATAATTCCTTACAAACCCCATTGATGATTGCCTTTTTTGCCTCTGTGGGTTTTAGCGCAAGTTTATCGCTATTGAAAGTTGGTGGTAAACAGGTTTTGCTTTTTTTTGGAATTAGCTCCTTAATGCTTGTTATACAAAATATTATAGGGGTTGGGTTGGGAACTGTGCTCAATGTTCACCCTCTTTTTGGTTTAATGTGCAGTTCGGTTACTTTAGCAGGTGGGCCGGCAACGGCACTGGCATTTGCGCCGGAATTTGAAAAGGCTGGGATGCAAGGCGCAAGTGTTGTTGGCATCGCTGCCGCAATGCTGGGAATAATTTTCGGTGGTGTAATCGGAAGCCCTATTGCTACTCTTTTAATTAGAAGAGACGCACTGGATAAAAAAATTGGACTTTCTAATTCTGACAAAAATAACTTACCTGTTTCAGTTATTGAGGGAAATAAGAGTTTATCAAAAAGTATTGAAGAAGAATCGGGTTTCTCTCTCCTCAAATGTATTGTAGCGATATTGCTTGTCATGTGGGTCGGCTCTTGGCTTAGCAACGCAATTGCAACATCTGGCGCTACACTTCCAGCGTATATCGGCACTATGATTATTGCATCTATTGTTCGGAACTTGGATGATCGGTTTCAGTGGTTTCGCTTATCTAATAAAGTGATTGATGATTTAGGAAACGCAGCTCTCTCTATTTTTCTTACTGTTGCATTAATGACCTTAAAAGTTTGGGAAATCAAAACGCTCGCCTTACCGATGATTCTTATCATTCTCATTCAAACCATTGCCGTCGGTTTAGTAAGCTATACGGTGATATACCGAATGATGGGGCTCGACTACGATGCCGCCACTATGAGTGCTGGTTTTAGCGGCTTTATGCTTGGAACATCGGCCAACGCAATGGCGAATATGAAATCAATTACCGATCGATATGGGGCTGCATCAAGGGCTTTTTTGGTAGTTCCAATAGTTGCAGCATTTTTGATTGATTTCACGAATGCGGTTTTCATTACATTTTGTTTGAACCTTTTGAAGTAA
- the sdaAB gene encoding L-serine ammonia-lyase, iron-sulfur-dependent subunit beta, with protein sequence MKKTGEPSLFDILGPIMIGPSSSHTAGASRIGFVARQLLDVEPTEAVITLYNSFARTHKGHGTDCAIIGGILGFEPDDERLKSSFELAWQKNLKWDFKFAGDAERFHSNAARIRLNGKSNDDSNRSIEVVGASLGGGRILIQEIEGFALEFNAQLDTLVIIAEDIKGSIQKISGVISESGLNIAQMSVSRNVTQSIPLASMVIELDQAPPNETVRAIGNLHWVKFSRLVPSMFSSSSRYEK encoded by the coding sequence ATGAAAAAAACAGGAGAACCCAGTCTTTTCGATATTCTTGGGCCAATCATGATAGGTCCTTCGAGTTCGCATACAGCAGGAGCCAGCCGGATTGGATTTGTAGCGCGTCAGCTACTTGATGTTGAGCCTACGGAAGCAGTAATTACACTTTATAATTCCTTTGCAAGAACACACAAAGGGCACGGAACGGATTGTGCTATTATTGGTGGGATATTAGGGTTTGAGCCTGATGATGAAAGGCTGAAAAGTTCCTTTGAACTTGCGTGGCAGAAAAACTTAAAATGGGATTTCAAATTCGCTGGTGATGCCGAGCGCTTTCACTCCAATGCCGCGCGAATTCGATTAAATGGGAAATCGAATGACGATTCTAATCGCTCTATTGAAGTTGTTGGTGCTTCACTTGGTGGTGGAAGAATTTTGATTCAAGAGATAGAAGGATTTGCACTCGAATTTAACGCTCAACTTGATACACTAGTGATCATTGCAGAAGATATCAAGGGGAGTATTCAAAAAATTTCGGGAGTAATTTCTGAATCAGGTCTCAATATTGCACAGATGAGCGTTTCAAGAAATGTGACTCAAAGCATTCCTTTAGCAAGTATGGTTATTGAACTTGACCAAGCACCACCAAACGAAACGGTAAGAGCAATTGGCAATCTTCATTGGGTAAAATTCTCACGACTTGTCCCCTCGATGTTTTCAAGCAGCTCTCGGTATGAAAAGTAA
- a CDS encoding tetratricopeptide repeat-containing sensor histidine kinase has translation MVRTAGFFFLLLVFTSVQSTAQIERDSLVLSIQALPDSEEKVKRFHDLAWQFRRSEPVFSKLLLEKAEPIAKKLNNAALLAENYNFQGVVLRNQGRFAESINFFFQALQLTESSNPTGLIRQQYGYSLNNIGDIYQRIDDIENAIIYSNKAIRVFKELHDSAGLAYAYLRLGELYENEHKYDLALSSFQNVLALRKTKGSNEQIATTMARIARTYLQLRLPENAYPLIQEALKIKPIPPHIDVYLKASEAEVLFQNGLSEKALNLADSVLQSARKIGLKEYERDLHYTLFRAYQKIGNDKKALVHHLDYTSLKDSLGNVLTTGKIADSRMNFELNKKNSEIKILELQAERQIFVNILTSLVFLIIVGFMFEVVRRNRSRTRINQKLNEQNSTILIQNQEIIKQKEFLMAQAERLESALRKKNEAFDQLSVMIQEITLQKDRVEEQRKIAESANSFKTELLGIAAHDLKNPLTIIKGYTELLLEKENLNAEESDMLFRIKESCERMMRLINDLLGTASIDSGNLKLNFLSTNITALTEFVIEQNLTLAQRKTQKILFQPEGNFFVWADSERLKTVIDNLLSNAVKYSPKGKTIEVSLLKKETKEILHYLNPNERWEAASGNVLLAVKDEGPGFSEEDQKKLFKRFQRLAVRPTGGEYSTGLGLSIAKDLVSAMNGKIWAESAGSGKGSCFYILFPLHQIE, from the coding sequence ATGGTAAGAACTGCCGGATTTTTCTTTCTCCTTTTAGTCTTTACCTCAGTTCAAAGCACCGCACAAATCGAACGTGATAGCTTAGTTCTATCGATTCAAGCTCTTCCCGATTCAGAAGAAAAAGTAAAAAGGTTTCATGATTTGGCTTGGCAATTCAGGCGTTCTGAGCCTGTGTTTTCGAAGCTACTACTGGAAAAGGCCGAGCCAATAGCGAAGAAATTGAATAACGCAGCACTACTTGCAGAAAACTATAATTTCCAAGGCGTCGTCTTGCGAAATCAAGGTCGATTTGCTGAGTCGATTAACTTTTTCTTTCAAGCTTTGCAACTTACCGAATCTTCGAATCCAACAGGATTAATAAGGCAGCAATATGGATACTCGCTCAATAATATTGGCGATATCTATCAGCGTATTGATGATATCGAAAATGCGATCATTTATTCCAATAAAGCGATTCGTGTATTTAAGGAACTTCACGACTCCGCCGGACTCGCGTATGCGTATTTACGATTAGGAGAACTTTACGAAAACGAGCATAAGTATGACTTGGCTCTCTCCTCATTTCAAAATGTACTTGCGCTCCGAAAAACTAAAGGCAGCAATGAGCAAATCGCTACCACAATGGCTAGAATTGCCAGAACCTACTTGCAACTCCGATTGCCCGAAAATGCATACCCATTGATTCAAGAAGCCCTGAAGATAAAACCGATTCCACCTCACATTGATGTGTATTTGAAAGCTTCTGAAGCAGAAGTACTTTTTCAAAATGGGCTTTCTGAAAAGGCGCTCAATTTAGCGGATTCAGTTCTTCAATCTGCCCGAAAAATCGGGCTTAAAGAATATGAGCGTGATTTACATTACACACTCTTTCGTGCGTATCAGAAAATAGGAAACGATAAGAAAGCCTTGGTCCATCATTTGGACTACACTTCACTTAAAGATTCGCTGGGCAATGTATTAACAACCGGGAAGATTGCTGATTCAAGAATGAATTTCGAATTGAACAAGAAAAACTCTGAAATCAAAATACTTGAACTTCAAGCGGAGCGGCAAATCTTTGTCAATATTCTTACTTCGCTCGTTTTTTTAATCATTGTGGGGTTCATGTTTGAAGTGGTGAGAAGAAATCGAAGTCGAACGCGAATTAACCAAAAACTCAATGAACAAAACTCAACGATTCTGATTCAAAATCAGGAAATCATCAAGCAAAAAGAGTTTTTGATGGCTCAGGCCGAGAGGCTTGAGAGTGCCTTGAGAAAGAAAAATGAAGCATTCGATCAACTTTCAGTAATGATACAAGAAATCACGCTGCAGAAAGATCGAGTTGAGGAGCAAAGAAAAATCGCAGAAAGTGCAAATTCCTTTAAAACTGAACTCTTGGGGATTGCTGCACATGATTTGAAAAATCCACTGACAATTATCAAAGGCTATACGGAACTTCTTCTTGAAAAGGAAAATCTCAATGCAGAGGAATCCGATATGCTCTTCAGAATTAAAGAATCGTGTGAGCGAATGATGAGATTAATCAATGATCTCTTAGGAACCGCATCGATTGACTCCGGTAACCTCAAATTAAATTTTTTATCAACGAACATTACAGCCCTTACCGAATTTGTTATTGAACAAAACCTTACACTGGCTCAAAGAAAAACTCAGAAAATTTTGTTTCAACCGGAAGGTAACTTTTTCGTTTGGGCCGACTCCGAAAGGTTAAAAACCGTCATTGACAACCTTTTAAGCAATGCAGTAAAATATAGCCCGAAAGGAAAAACGATTGAGGTGTCTTTATTGAAAAAGGAGACGAAAGAGATTTTGCACTATTTGAACCCTAATGAACGCTGGGAAGCCGCATCAGGGAATGTGTTATTAGCCGTTAAAGATGAAGGCCCCGGTTTTAGTGAAGAAGATCAAAAGAAACTCTTCAAACGATTTCAACGATTAGCCGTTCGGCCAACGGGAGGAGAGTATTCAACCGGATTAGGACTCTCTATTGCGAAGGATTTGGTTTCGGCAATGAATGGAAAAATTTGGGCTGAGTCCGCAGGCAGCGGTAAGGGAAGCTGTTTTTATATTCTATTTCCACTGCATCAAATTGAATAA
- the pbpC gene encoding penicillin-binding protein 1C: protein MRSKLLRTLKISLWATLIFDGWLIIWLFTPLLPQERKPFLATSLKIYDRNGMLLREVLSREGGVSERVQLNAIPDKLQQALIIAEDKNFYSHRGIDWLATLRALKQNLLSGEVISGASTISQQLARLRLGIGRGILEKGVVMLYAFRLEMHLSKAEILEDYLNRVPFGNQAIGISAASDLYFSKKPSALTLAESSLLVSILPMPSSTNPFRNQEAALKRRNQLLYRLKEENLISKNQLEESVQEPLEVEGKKKCFQAPHFVEYLLQAFSDSLESVSEIETTLDLALQNDLHIYLRDHLERLKKKQVTNGALIVLDNHQGEVLAFIGSRDYFDESISGEYSVITANRQPGSALKPFVYAIGIEEGIHASTILADLPQLFASSKFQVGENLYRNESFIPENFDRKYHGPIRLRQALACSYNIPAVLMNEKIGVANFYHFLKRAGITTLNESPEHYGVGLALGNSEVRLMDLAEAYMIFQNRGIRKRLSFLRKSKSSGSDSPTALSMPNSEEAILSPQAAFIISDILSDNSARRPAFGANSPLNLPFASLAKTGTTKDFRDNWAFGSTADFTVGVWVGNSNGMPMKTLSGIDGAGPILKDILMHLYKKQPNLPGFQISRFTVPPKIVTKEICTVSGDLANIHCPTTMNEFFLRNCVPQTECTQHRLLEIDTRNGFLAHHETPNIYKASKVFEDYPPQFQQWAKEQGKQLPPETYSTLREKKLNNPEPSKRVASYQNETATLELNDNETTQYKIMYPKPDMIFAIDKHLRAEYQRINISTIEKKGARFFWKLNGQPLSPNGIKDSLASKSEIDSTFWASSISWQLEKGMHTLELFEMNMKSKRQFKKIDEVRFTVVE from the coding sequence ATGCGCTCTAAACTTTTGCGAACACTTAAAATATCGTTATGGGCGACGCTCATCTTTGATGGTTGGCTTATCATTTGGCTCTTCACCCCGCTTTTACCCCAAGAAAGAAAACCATTTCTTGCGACTTCATTAAAAATTTACGATCGAAATGGCATGCTCCTACGGGAGGTATTGAGTCGTGAGGGTGGCGTTTCTGAAAGAGTTCAACTCAATGCTATTCCCGATAAACTTCAACAGGCACTGATTATCGCAGAGGATAAAAATTTTTATTCACATCGTGGGATTGATTGGCTTGCTACGCTTAGAGCTTTGAAGCAAAATCTACTTTCGGGAGAAGTGATTTCAGGTGCTTCAACCATATCTCAGCAACTTGCAAGGCTACGATTAGGAATTGGGAGAGGTATTCTTGAAAAAGGAGTTGTGATGCTTTATGCTTTTCGATTAGAAATGCATCTCTCCAAGGCTGAAATCTTGGAAGATTATTTGAATCGAGTTCCCTTTGGAAATCAAGCGATTGGAATTTCAGCAGCGTCTGATCTTTACTTCTCAAAGAAGCCCTCCGCACTGACCCTTGCAGAGTCGTCGCTGCTTGTATCGATTTTGCCGATGCCTTCTTCCACCAATCCCTTTAGAAATCAAGAAGCTGCACTTAAACGTAGAAATCAACTTCTTTATCGATTAAAAGAAGAAAATCTTATCTCAAAGAATCAACTTGAAGAGTCTGTTCAAGAGCCATTGGAGGTGGAAGGGAAGAAAAAATGCTTTCAAGCCCCACATTTTGTCGAGTATCTATTACAAGCCTTTTCAGACTCGCTTGAATCAGTTTCAGAAATTGAAACAACATTAGATTTAGCTCTTCAAAATGACCTTCACATTTACCTTCGCGATCACCTTGAACGATTGAAAAAAAAGCAAGTTACCAATGGTGCATTGATTGTACTGGATAACCATCAGGGTGAAGTGCTTGCCTTTATCGGAAGCCGCGATTACTTCGATGAATCAATCAGCGGGGAATATTCCGTAATCACCGCAAATCGGCAGCCCGGTTCTGCCCTAAAACCTTTTGTTTATGCAATTGGGATTGAAGAGGGGATTCATGCCTCCACTATTCTTGCCGATTTACCCCAGCTTTTTGCTTCATCTAAGTTTCAAGTCGGTGAAAATCTTTATAGAAATGAAAGTTTCATTCCCGAAAATTTTGATCGAAAATATCACGGGCCTATTCGCTTGCGTCAAGCATTGGCCTGTTCTTACAATATTCCTGCGGTATTGATGAATGAAAAAATCGGGGTAGCCAACTTTTATCATTTTTTGAAAAGAGCAGGGATTACAACCTTGAATGAGTCTCCTGAACATTATGGTGTTGGATTAGCACTTGGAAATTCGGAAGTCAGACTGATGGATTTGGCCGAAGCCTACATGATTTTTCAAAATCGAGGAATAAGGAAACGGTTATCCTTTTTAAGAAAGTCTAAATCTTCGGGCAGCGATTCCCCCACGGCGCTTTCAATGCCGAATTCTGAAGAAGCCATTCTTTCACCACAAGCAGCATTTATCATCTCTGATATTCTATCGGATAATAGCGCTAGGCGTCCGGCGTTTGGAGCTAATTCTCCTTTGAATCTCCCTTTCGCATCACTTGCAAAAACAGGGACAACGAAGGACTTCAGAGATAATTGGGCCTTCGGTTCAACCGCCGATTTCACTGTCGGTGTTTGGGTTGGAAATAGTAATGGGATGCCGATGAAAACGCTTTCAGGAATCGACGGTGCCGGACCAATCCTCAAAGACATCTTAATGCATTTGTATAAAAAGCAACCGAATCTGCCGGGATTTCAAATTTCTCGATTTACCGTGCCTCCGAAAATTGTTACCAAAGAAATCTGTACCGTTTCCGGAGATTTGGCGAACATTCATTGCCCAACGACAATGAATGAGTTTTTTTTGAGAAACTGTGTTCCGCAAACAGAATGCACTCAGCATCGTCTTCTTGAAATCGATACGCGAAATGGATTCTTGGCACATCACGAAACACCTAATATTTACAAGGCCTCAAAGGTATTTGAAGATTACCCGCCGCAATTTCAGCAATGGGCAAAAGAGCAAGGAAAACAACTTCCACCTGAAACGTACTCGACACTTAGAGAAAAAAAATTAAATAACCCTGAACCTTCTAAAAGGGTTGCGTCATACCAAAATGAAACTGCAACCCTTGAGCTGAATGACAATGAAACAACGCAATACAAAATTATGTATCCAAAGCCGGATATGATTTTTGCGATCGATAAACACCTTCGAGCAGAGTATCAAAGAATAAATATCAGTACGATAGAGAAAAAAGGGGCACGTTTTTTTTGGAAACTTAATGGTCAACCGCTGAGCCCAAATGGCATTAAAGATTCATTAGCGAGTAAAAGTGAAATCGACTCGACATTTTGGGCTTCTTCTATTTCTTGGCAACTTGAAAAAGGCATGCATACGCTTGAATTATTTGAAATGAATATGAAATCGAAACGTCAATTCAAAAAGATTGATGAAGTCAGGTTTACGGTGGTTGAATAA